A window of bacterium contains these coding sequences:
- the truB gene encoding tRNA pseudouridine(55) synthase TruB yields the protein MDGVLCVLKPPGMTSHDVVDVVRRLVGLRRVGHTGTLDPGAAGVLVCCLGRATRLSEFLTDADKEYRVELRLGMSTDSGDAYGAPLPPPDLAAAARAVPRAELDAVLRRFTGEIQQVPPMVSAIHHEGTRLYRLARKGEVVDREARQVSIYRIDVLDASPDGRTVLLHVSCGKGTYIRKLCADIGEALGVGGYAHFMVRTRAGQFELEDAVTLDELAALAARGALADVVHPMDRAVSHLPAVDLPDRSVSDVLHGHPVPVWKLGDVRVSEDSPVRLRSRRGALIALARVEEGVLRPFKVLGGPEGGAVAHRARPR from the coding sequence ATGGACGGCGTCCTCTGCGTGCTCAAGCCGCCCGGGATGACCTCCCACGACGTCGTCGACGTCGTGCGGCGGCTCGTCGGGCTTCGCCGCGTGGGGCACACCGGTACGCTCGACCCGGGCGCGGCCGGCGTGCTAGTGTGTTGTCTCGGCCGCGCGACCCGCCTCAGTGAATTTCTCACGGACGCGGACAAGGAGTACCGCGTGGAGCTGCGGCTCGGCATGAGCACCGACTCCGGAGACGCGTATGGGGCGCCGCTGCCGCCTCCGGATCTTGCCGCCGCGGCGCGGGCCGTGCCGCGGGCGGAGCTGGATGCCGTCCTGCGCCGGTTCACGGGAGAGATCCAGCAGGTGCCGCCGATGGTGTCGGCGATCCACCACGAGGGCACGCGCTTGTATCGGCTCGCGCGCAAGGGCGAGGTGGTGGACCGCGAGGCGCGCCAGGTCTCGATCTACCGCATCGACGTGCTTGACGCATCTCCGGACGGGCGCACCGTGCTGCTGCACGTGTCGTGCGGCAAGGGCACCTACATCCGGAAGCTGTGCGCCGACATCGGGGAGGCGCTCGGCGTCGGCGGCTACGCCCACTTCATGGTCCGGACCCGTGCGGGGCAGTTCGAGTTGGAAGACGCCGTGACACTCGACGAACTCGCGGCGCTGGCCGCGCGGGGGGCCCTCGCGGATGTCGTCCATCCGATGGACCGGGCCGTGTCGCACCTTCCCGCGGTCGATCTGCCGGACCGGAGCGTGTCGGACGTGCTTCACGGTCATCCCGTGCCGGTATGGAAGCTCGGCGATGTGCGGGTCTCGGAGGACAGCCCCGTGCGTCTGCGCAGCCGGCGAGGCGCGCTGATCGCACTGGCGCGGGTCGAGGAGGGGGTGCTCCGCCCGTTCAAGGTGCTCGGCGGACCGGAGGGAGGAGCGGTTGCGCACCGCGCGCGGCCTCGCTGA